The genomic interval TGGTGAAGGATGAGATAACAAGGAGGGTGCTGCTCCACGGAGTGCTTATAGACGGCCTATACCAGCTTGGTCAGCCTCATTTCTTTCTAATTCCATCAGGTTCATCCTCTTCAAAGTCTGCAAGTTTTCAATCCTTTGTTGTGTTGACTGTTACCAGTCCCCAAGTATGCGTCTGTAGCTCAATCTCAAAGTGAAAATAATACTATGTCCAAAGCCGATGTGTGGCATAGAAGATTGGGTCATCCCTCTCTTCGTGTGTTGAGTCAAGTCCTTGAGTCTAGTAATGTAGCTCTTCTCATAAATGAAATGAACCACTTTTGTGATGCTTGTCATTCGGCAAAGCGCATGCACTTCCTTTTAATTTGTCTCAAAACAAAGCTAAGACTGTACTTGAACTTATACATACGGATTTATGGGGTCCAGCCCCCATTAATTCCAACACCAATCACATGTATTATATACACTTTGTGGACGATTATAGCAGGTATACCTGGCTATATCCACTTAAGTTCAAGGCCGATGCACTAAGTGCTTTTGTTGAGTTCAAACCTTGGTTGAAAATAAGTTTGACACCAAAATCAAGTGCATCAGAATTGATTGGGGTGGTGAATATCAACCCTTCACTAATTTGGTCAAAACTCATGGAATTGAGTTTCAACACTCATGTCCACACACATCCGCACAAAATGGTCGTGCTGAGAGAAAGCATCGACATATTGTCGAGATGGGACTTACTCTTCTTGCACAAGCAAGCATGCCCTTGAAATATTGGTCAGATGCCTTTGCTACTGCTGTATATCTCATTAACCGCCTTCCAACACCTGTCCTTTTAAACATCTCACCATTTGAAGTACTGTTTGGCAGAAAACCAGATTACAAACTGTTGAAAGTCTTTGGTGTAGCATGCTTCCCTTGCATCCGTCCCTATCAATCGCACAAGTTCCAGTTTCACTCCATAAAATGCGTCAATTTAGGGTATAGCAATGCACATAAAGGCTATAAGTGTCTCACCCCCACTGGTAAAATCTACATCTCTCGAAATGTAGTGTTCAATGAATTAGAGTTTTCCTTTAAATCAGGTTTTCTCCTAATTACCAAACACCTTCACCCGTCATTATCCATAGTTCCACTTGGTCATCCTTGCATGTGCCATACACTGATGTTTCTGCAGATTCTCACAAATCCACACCAGCAGATGAGGCTGACCAACGCACACCAGCACACAGAGCAGTACCCTCCTCGCTTTCCTCTTCGGGACACCAAAATTCTGGTGCTATATTTGATGAAGAGCAGCTTTATGATCTTGATAACTTTGATCTAAATGGTGGCACACTTGAATCCACACAAACTTCAGCACCTACTTTATCTCCTGCACCAGACACTCCTTTATCTCCATCACACCAGCAGACGCAACTCGCTGCTCAATCGAAACCCCAAGTCACTCATCCCATGGTTACAAGAGCAAAGGCAAGTATATTTAAACCACGTATTTTTCTCAGTCATGCTTTGAATATTGGCTATACTGGTGAACCAAGCAGTGTTGAAGATGCTCTTAAACATCCTGGCTGGTCTAATGCCATGGATAATGAAGTTCAAGCCTTGAAGAGAAACAATACATGGGTTCTTGTACCACCCTCAAAGCACTACAATCTGGTTGGCAATAAATGGGTGTTCCGAGAGAAACTAAATGCTAATGGTACACTCGAACGGTTCAAGGCGAGACTCGTGGCTAAAGGGTTCCACCAAAGGCCGGGAGTAGACTACGGTGAAACCTTTAGCCCCGTAATAAAAGCTGCTACAATTCGAATTGTGCTAACTATGGCAGCTTCAAGAGGATTGGAAGTGAGACAATTAGACATAAACAACGCCTTTCTAAATGGTGTTCTTGAAGAAGACATCTACATGGTGCAACCACAAGGCTTTgaggaaaaaggaaaagaacaTATTGTGTGCAAACTCAACAAATTCCTCTATGGATTGAGACAAGCACCAAGAGCttggtttgaaaaattaaaagcaaGTCTACAACGATGGGGTTTCAAAAACTCAAAGTCGGATACCTCTCTATTTTTCTACAGGTCTGGGAAAATCATAATACTTGTCTTAatttatgtcgatgacataatTGTCACTGGTAACAATAGGGACAAGATGAAGACCTTCACTGCCGAACTACACAAACAGTTCACTCTCAAAGGCTTGGGCCAACTACACTACTTTCTCGGCATAGAAGTTTTTCGAGATGTCTCAGGCTTCTACCTAAGACAaaccaaatacattgaggataTATTGAAGAGAGTCAACATGGGAAACATGAAATCCTGTCCCACTCCAATGGCTGTTGGAAAACCAATGTCAAAAGATGATGGAGAACCAATGCAAAACCCAACCTTGTACCGAAGCATCATTGGTGCATTGCAATATCTATGTCATACCCGACCTGACATTGCATATGCCACAAATAAATTGAGTCAATTTCTTCAAGCACCTACCAATGTGCATTAGAGTGAAGCCAAAAGAATTCTAAGATATCTCCAAGGAACAAAACACAAAGGTCTACACATAGGCTGCAGTGACAAACTAACTATCAATGGTTTCTCTGACGCCGATTGGGCTTGTTGCTCGGATGACAGGCGGTCTGTAGCAGGACACTGTGTCTACTTCGGAGATACTTTGGTTTCATGGGCATCTAAAAAGAAACCAGTCGTCTCAAGGTCAAGCACCGAATCTGAGTATCGTGCATTGGCACATGTCGCAGCAGAAATCTCCTGGATCGAATCATTACTAAAAGAGCTTGGCTTTCCTCTTGTATCACACTCTGTCACATGGTGTGACAATATGAGTGCAAGTGCTCTTGCCTCAAACCCCGTCTTCCACGCCAGATCGAAACACATTGaaatcgacatacattttgtcCGTGACAAAATTCTGCAAAAACAGCTTGAAGTTCGGTACATTCCATCACATGACCAAGTTGCTGACTGCCTCACTAAAAGTCTGTCACACTCTCGATTCTCATTCCTTGTGGACAAACTCGGTGTGAGAATTTCACCCTTTCGTTTGAGGGGAGATGTTAAGGAATGACAGTTGATGTGGCACTAACTATTGCTGAGTCGCTGACTGCCTCACTAAAAGTCTGTCACACTCTCGATTCTCATTCCTTGTGGACAAACTCGATGTGAGAATTTCACCCTTTCATTTGAGGGGAGATGTTAAGGAATGACAGTTGTTGTGGCACTAACTACTGCTGAGTCTTGCTACACTCTGTTGTACACGATTGCAGCCCAAATGTTAGGTAAAATATCACTCGTGCGTATATTGTATTTTGGTGTGTTGTCACCTTCTGTTATTAGTCATTGTCATTGTAATGATTAGGAAATCATTCTGTTAGAATTTTCCCTGTGTATTGTTGACAGCTGTAAGGAATAGCCGTTTGGGGTTGTATTGCATTGTACTGGTTTTACACCagaatttttctataaatactACTACTCTGACTCATATTGAAATGAGCTGAGATTTCATTACTCAAAGATTACTCTGTTTTCACTCACTTGACTGAAATAGGTACACCTCAGCATGATATACTTGCTGAGAGGGTGAATATAATTGTTTAGAGAGAGTTAGATGTATGCATAAAGGAGATGGTGTGGAAAGACATTTTGTGGAGAAGCTATCATGATAGCTAGTTACTTGGTGAATATTGTCTCATCATCAATATCTTAAATTATGCcatctaaaaattattaaattatttcttcAACAAAACATAGTCAAAATTCCTAAATTTTCAACATTTGATATTTATcctatgttattttttaaagatAATTACTATTTTAAATCATGTGTTCAATAAAAGTTATTGGCTGAACTATCTGTTTTGctaaatgataatttatatatatcttgtatttttcaaaattgtacaaAATAGACCCTTACttaatttttattagatttaaactTGATAATAATGTAACTTGGAGGTATTTTGACAAGATTGGTTATATTTTTCGCATATATTCGTACTAGAAATTAGCTTCAagttagatatattaaaaatatatatatatatatatatagattaaaatttGAGTCCAATCTATTTTGTACTATTTGAAAAACATAAAGTCTacattatcatttaacaaaaatagaaagtctatttaataacttttgcaaaatacctAGTTCAAAGTAGTATATACCCAAAcaatttaatacaataatttAATTAGAGTATATTGTTATaatgttaaaattttaataagattgtttaaactttattagattttttaaaaaaatttattatttatttgataataGTGATAGTGTAAACTACTAGTACTGCACTATTTTTGCAGAGTAATTTTTCATAATTCTTTCACATGCATAAACCTGGTATGGCCTTGACTTACAAAAACCTTTGAGTGTCCTTAACAAAGTAATATGAAAACATGTAGTACTGTAAGGGTTGGTATGATAGACCTTCCTATATGTTTTGGCATAAAAAAATAAGTTCATGAAAATATGTAGTACTTCAAGGGTTGGTATTATAGACCTTCCTATATGCTTTGGAaccaaaaaaataagttttttgatctaattttttttttaataatagtgtatgttgtttaaatttttttagaaaattttaaatagtttataatgtcaaaaataaaatttaaacaattatagtataaaaaaaaaattaaaaagatgtACAATAAAacatttaaactttatttttaacatCATAAACAATTGAAATATTCTAAAAAATTTCAACATTATAAACcattcaaaatattttaaaaatttatttttatcctaaataattaaataattaggacATACACAATCATCtaaaagaaatattaaactaaaaaactgtAGGTAATCATGAGTTGAGAGTAAAATATGCTAGAATGTTATGGTTGTCGTCAGATGTCAGAGGTTTACAAAATGAAACGTACGAATACAACATTATCCAAAGTTACTATGTCACCCTCTAATCTTACGACTTTGCTTCATCATTTTATAGAGAGACCTAATAATCTTCTTATAATTTTATGCACTATTTGTTTTATCTTCACGAATATTCCAAAGCATTATTATGATCATTATTTTGGCCAAATACAACTCTCAATGACATCAACAGAACATTGCCTCTGGGAAAGTGACAATCCTCGAGTAAATGCATATGAGAAATAGCTGGCTTGCACCATAAGATGGAATATCTCGAAACAAAGAGAAcccaaaactaaaaaatatcttCTTAAACTTACTAGAACCCACCACTAACTAAGCACAAGGGGCCACGTAGTCATGAATCTGCCTTAGTTAGATTTTTACTCAATGGTAAGATATGATTTACCATCTGCAACAGCTCCAAACTTTGCTTTATACTTACTCACACCCAATGTTGAGCTTTTCTGAACAACCAGATCAATAAAAGATTCaaatttattcaattattaacAAGGTATACAAGTACATGATCCAAAATAAGGAAAATAAAAGATATTTAAATATGGGAATAAAGTTATTCAGTTAAAGAAGACATGTTTCTTCATATAAAAGTAGAATGTATGTAACAATCTTCTTATTAGTATAAGAAGATCAAACTACACTTAGCCATAAATAAAAGTCTTCATTAAGATGCTAATTAGAGAAGAATATAGTTCTGAGAAGAATAATTTGACAAAGGACATCAATCAAGGAGTGAATCACCATGTCTAAATTATAGTGAGGCCCAAGTACTTTCTTCAAAAGCAAGCCTCCAAAAGGCAACAACAGCAGAGTGCCGCTAAACTGCAGAAGCAAGCAAAGAATCACATTAGTTATCTAGTGAGTAAAAAACACatccaaaaataaatctttgtttttagttttcaCTGTTTTTAAGTGTCTAGCAACACATATGACagaacttaattaattaatccatCTAAGGAACATGCAGCTTAATATTTGGACACTTGTGAAGCATGATAAGCTCATCATAATAATAACTTTGCTTTAAAAATAAGCACACACAGCTAAACATCAAACGAAGGAAACTGACAATGACCTCCCTCCTTGGTATGACAATGACACCAAAAACAATGCTAAATCTTTAAACagctgaaaaaaattaaatattgaatcCAAGAAAACCATATTAACATCTTTGAATTTGCAAGCAAAACCACATAAAACCAAAAACACCAAATGAAATTCCACTCCGGAAGAATTAAAAAGAAAGGTGAGAAGAAGGGATGTTTTGAATCAAAGATTAAATTCTAAGATTTCACATGCAAAAAATGAAACAAATTTAACCCAAAAATCTGCATCCCAATCAAAGCTTTTTACCTTGTAGGAAGGAACAAAAACAAATAGGTACATCATACACGATAACTTTGACCACCAAAACCATGAAAATTTCAGTCATTCAGGGACAAAAAACAAAGGGGTTTAAAGAGAATCATACCATCCTTCAAGGCAACCGGTTTCCTTCCTAGGAGGTTCTTGGGCATATTGTGGAGCATACCCTTGTGGTGGATAACCCTGTTGTGGATAAGCCTGCTGTGGAGGATACCCTTGAGGAGGGTACCCTTCTGCAGGGTAACCAGGTGGAGGGTAGGCATCCTTTGGAGGGTATCCTGTAAAAGAAACAAGCAACAAATCCATGTTATAATTCTCACACCTAcccataaaaatgaaaaaaaaaaaaaaaaacccatcaCCTAAATCCAAGAAAACCCAGATGAAAAATCTTGAATTAGGAGAAAAACAGAGGACAACCCATTGTTACCTTGGGGAGGAGGAACACCGATCGgtggttgttgctgctgctgaTTGTAATAACTCATCACGCTTTACCTGTAAAtcccagttacaaaaatcaaatctttagcgcaaatttATAAGTGGGTTATATTAGAGAGAGTTTCAGGTGGTTTCTCTGCTGAATCTTAATGTAAAAGGAAGAGGAAGTgaaaatatattgtatatgtatatgtaaagGCGGCTAGAATGTAAGTAAGACGTAACCTGCAAGTAAATGGAGTTCACACGATCGAAATAAGTCGATGCACCGACTGACTATTCAGTGTAACACCCGgttgaggaagagagagagacgCGGTTTCCCTTTTTTCTATGCTTTACAACACAGATAGAGAGGATGGCTAAAACCCCACCTATTAAGAAAAGACTCGTATTtcccctctaaagtattgttaAAAGGTATTATTGTTTAgagtctcttttattttatgctgttattagtgtaattaagtattgggtactttaaaacttaaaaaaataacttttagagaATATCGTTAACCAATAGTATAACATTACTTATAGAAAATATTAGACACTACTAATACCTAATAACAATACTCTTAGGGCTCGTTTAGAACGTCATAttaagtcgtattgtattatattgaattgtgttttatacaatatttttatgtaaaactatatatggtattaacttttatggaaacctaaatatacaatattttaatataatttaaagtttaacatagtattatataaaaatatgacatataatctaattcaatataatacaacctaatacgacgttccaaacgagTCCTTAATTGAGTATCTAGTAAATTGACATTTGTAACACATGCATTAACTTTAACAACTACTAATATCTTTTGGGAAATTTAACAATTCATGCTTAAAAATTGTTCATGTTTTTTTAGTATGCCACATTAAAATACATAAGAATTTAAtactctaaaattaattaaatctcaAAATACCCTTTTTATACCTTCCCTCTTTCTCTCGGCCCTCTCGCCCTCTCTCTCTAACTCACACCAAACCCATGGATACCCACAACCACAAGGCGAAACCCACTCTGAAGATAAAATGTAGGACAAAACCGAGGAGGATATTACGAAACTACAAGAGAAATTGTGAAATCCAAAGCCCCAAAATCTATGAGCTTAACCACCCTGAAACCCCTAAAATCCCTACCCATCGTTAGAGTTCTCAACTCGCttgttttctgcatttttttctagtttttgaCGATATCATGAAACATCGCTAAATATCGTGAAATCATGAAATATCGCTAAATGTCGCGAAATCATACTCAAGTTTTCACGATGATTAGCGATGTTTATTAATATGTTGTGTATTGTTTAGTCTCATATCACAAATACATCTTTAATATCATCGCTAAATACGCAAAATATCGCCAAATATCGCAAATCATCGCTAAACTTTATCCTAACCTCATATTTGTtctatcatttaaatatatcGCAAAATATTGCAAAAACTGGTAAACCATAAGAAAGAAACGCAAAAAACAAGAGAGGTCATGAGAGAAGACGACGACGAGGCCTTGTGACCGGGGTTCTGGGTCTGTGTGTTCGACGGTAGGAGTTTTGGGTCGGGgtggagagtgagagagagaagtTCTTTTGAAATGTAAGGGTATTTTTTAGAGGAAAAGATATTAAAAGtatttatatactatttttaattGGGTGGTATATTAaaactaaatattttatatttaagcaTACTTAACTAAATTTTCCTATAATAATATATCGTTAGacaatttttgcaatttttcataaatttagcttaaaaaaatgaattaatggtttaaattttataattttgctttaatacaaaaaaaaaaatgtattttatactTAGATTAATAggtgataaaaaaataaataaaaaagtgatttattgtgatataaaatttcatccatgtaatattttattttaaatttaaattatagggtgattctacaatgcacccccttaaaagggatgtattggtgcacccttaacttgtttcggcatacagaaaaaaattttagtctaattttttttcatattcatgtatgttatagttatttaagatatcctacaaaattttaaaaaattcgaaataatttacaatatagaaaacaatgttcaaacagtctattttacacgcgtataaaataaaatagtcacgcgtgcaacacactgtttgaacataattttcggcatgttaaacttttccaaatttcttaaaattttgcaggatgtcttaaataactataacgtacatgaccatgagaaaaaatttgactaaaaaattatttcggatgctaaattagataggggtgcatcaatatatccattttaagagTGTTTGTTGTAAAATTTTCctaaattatattatacatTATCTTTATAACTGTCAATGTTCAAATCTTGGATATATCAAAGAATTTATTTGAATcgttatttacaaaaaaaaaaagaaaagaaaaagtaattaaagagttaaaaaataattgtagaTATGATAAATGCAGCATCaccaatttcaaaaaatatagtttggatactaataatatattaaaagagCATTACAATAATTGGAAAAAAGATACTAGAGTtaggttagttttttttttcttctttttcaagTGGAATTGGTTAGTTTAATGTTTGTGTAAGGGGATGTGAATTAATTATACGATATTTCttatttatttgtatatattataatgaaagaaagaaactagtGGGCCCACTTAaattaagaagaaaacaaaagaaaaaattctCTTCCTATTTTTACaaagaataatttttcttttccttatttatttttatttttattttacaattaaaaattaaaaagacacTTTTCAAAAAgctataaataaaaatacttatactttttaacaataaaaatttattcaaattttaccattttgattacttttctaaattatgtaaacaaaataaaattattttaattttttctgaaTAGTTTAGTAAGTAtgcaagaaataataaataagacACGATTTTATGTAGTTCactaattaaaatcaacttagtcCACAAATCAGTGTTATTTCTAAGTATTTTATGAGTACAAATTTTGATAGAGTTTCTAGGTGTTAAATGTGTTGTACATTTTTCATTGAGTGAACTACTATTTATAGAAgtaggtgttgggttttgtgccctaaataaaacccattacaatctgattagttatcaatttagaattttgaa from Cannabis sativa cultivar Pink pepper isolate KNU-18-1 chromosome 4, ASM2916894v1, whole genome shotgun sequence carries:
- the LOC115714665 gene encoding protein CYSTEINE-RICH TRANSMEMBRANE MODULE 13, with translation MSYYNQQQQQPPIGVPPPQGYPPKDAYPPPGYPAEGYPPQGYPPQQAYPQQGYPPQGYAPQYAQEPPRKETGCLEGCLAALCCCCLLEACF